CAGACATCGTCAGTGGTGAACAAAATGACGGAACGATCAAGACACTGCTGTCGCGACCGGTCCGGCGCTGGAAGATCCTCATGGCGAAATGGTTGACTGTCTTGCTCTATACGTCGATGCTGATGGCATTGACCGTCGCCGTCTGTTATGCGATATCCGGGATCGTCCTCGGCTATGACGGCTGGTCCGCACCGATTTTGACCGGATTCCAAGCCTCTCCGAGCGGTACGTTCTCGACTGAGTTCGTGCACACGTTACCGATGTGGGAATACCTCTTGATGGCTGTTGGTCTAGCCTGGATCGTCACGGCTGTCGTCGGAACGATCGCCCTGATGGTTTCTGTCCTCGTCAAAAATACGGCGACAGGAATCGGGATCATGATGGCTGTCTTGATTTCCGGTACGCTATTGACGTCACTCGGTTCAAGTTGGACGAGTTCGAAGTATCTCGTCAACGTCAACTTCGGTCTGATCAACTATCTCGATGGGCAAGCTCCACCGATTGAAGGTATGACGCTTCCGTTCTCACTAGCTGTTCTCGGCTGCTGGACGGTCGCCGCATTAGTCGTTGCGTTCTGGAACTTCACACAAAAAGATATGTATTAAGACGAACGGGTCCACCTGTAGAGGGGGACCCGTTTTTCAATGCTTAAGCGACAATTGATTGTATGCCTCGATTATTTTTTGATATTGGATCTGTGTCGATAACGAAGCATCTAGTATGAGAACCGGCGAAATTGATCGTTCCATTTGATATTGGTGTTCTGCGAACGTACCAATCATCGAAGGGTCCGTTGCCGTGTGATAGGTCCGGCACCAGTCGAGAAATTC
This window of the Exiguobacterium acetylicum genome carries:
- a CDS encoding ABC transporter permease, encoding MRNPNMIGLVRNEVTKIASKRRFAVVAIILIVLVSMFTYAQYRDIQEQIKKQGTLDWRVELQQDIVDTQNRLASSSIQDEFRQFLEFDLKQNQYYLDNDINPNYPGAPTFIRIFFSQGLTLILPLFIIVIMADIVSGEQNDGTIKTLLSRPVRRWKILMAKWLTVLLYTSMLMALTVAVCYAISGIVLGYDGWSAPILTGFQASPSGTFSTEFVHTLPMWEYLLMAVGLAWIVTAVVGTIALMVSVLVKNTATGIGIMMAVLISGTLLTSLGSSWTSSKYLVNVNFGLINYLDGQAPPIEGMTLPFSLAVLGCWTVAALVVAFWNFTQKDMY